A window of Roseiflexus castenholzii DSM 13941 genomic DNA:
CTGCTTCGATCTTCGCCAGATCGAGGAGATCGTTAATGACCGCCAGCAGGTGACGACCACTCGCTTCGATGCGGCTCAACATCTCTACCTGCTCATCATTGAGCGGACCAACGATTTTCGCGCGCAGGAGTTCCGCCAGACCGAGAATAGCAGAGAGCGGCGTGCGCACTTCGTGACTGATCCCTGCCAGAAACTCGTCCTTCAAGCGGTTGGCGCGCCGAAGTTCGGCGTTGGTGCGCGCCAATTCGACATTTTGCCGGCTCAACCGATCCTTCAGCAGGCTTAGTTCATTGCGCTGCTGAATATGCGCCTGTTGGATCACACTCTGATCGGTGATGTCGGTGATGGTCTGCACCAGTCCATCGATCTGACCATGCGCATTGATATGCGGCAGTGTCAGCAAGTCCAGGTAACGCACCTCACCATGTGCGCCATCACGGTTCACATGTGGCAGATGCAGGCGACTGACATTGCCTGCAAGAATGGCGTTCAGAATAGCTTCGTTGCCGATCAGTTCGGGAAACGCATCGAAGAGCGAGTCGCCGATATGCGGTTGTTGATCGGCAAACAGGTGCAGGTATCCACCGATTGATCGGGTGCGAAAGGAACGATCAACCACCAGGTATGCACAACGATGTTCGCGACTGAGCATGTCGATCAGGCAGGCAGAGTCCACAAGTGGCGACATATCTTCCATAGTTCTACTGTGTTGCAGTCGGCGTAATTACTTCGGGCGGCACCGGTTTGAGCAGGCTGACCCAACGCGCCGGGATCCATCCGATCAGTTCGACCTGCGGGTTTTGCGGCAGCGCTACCCGCACTCGGTACCAATCACCTCGCTGTGCCAGCACTTCGACCGGCGCGCCGAGCGGTGCAACGATACCGGTGCGTGTACTGGCTTCGTCCGGCGTGCTGTACAGATACACGTTTCCGATCATGACACCATTGAATGGCGAAGGCGTCGCCGTCGGCGTGGCGGTTGCCGTCGGCGTGGCGGTTGCCGTCGGCGTGCTGGTAGGCGTCGGCGTGGCGGTTGCCGTCGGCGTGCTGGTAGGCGTCGGCGTGGCGGTCGCCGTTGGCGTGGCGGTCGCCGTTGGCGCTGCAATCGGCGGCGTCATGAGCATCGCCATTCGCGTTTCGACATGCCAGATCCAGGCGCCACAGAGGAGCAACGGCGACAGCACAAACAATCCGATCACAACCACAATTACGCGCTGAAGCATCGAGAGACGTCGCGGAGGGTGGTCTTCCTGCTGCGGAACCAGATGTTGCCGCAGTGTCTGACGCGCTTCCTGGATCAGTCGGGCATCGGTTCCGTCGAAGGCGCGGAGACGCTCGTAGCGATGTTCGTGAATGGCAAAGAGCGTTTCGCGCAGGCGTTCGCGGAAGTCTGGCGGCTCAACACCGCTGATGACCACTGCCAGGTATGCGGCGCTTCCGGTCTCGAGGATGATCTGGCGCGACTCATAGGTAATGGCGCCGAGTTCTCCGCTTTCTTCGCGCCCAAACGCTTCCTGCGCGAAGTCACGAATAGCAGTGAGCATCCCACTGACGACATCGCGGTCCGGGCGTTCTGGTCCGGCGGAATAGTGGCAGATCAGCACCCCCGACTCGCGTTGGATCAGGAAGAGTTCATGAATAGTAAAGGGAAGGACTTCGCGCAAGGCGTACTCGCCATGTGAGACCCCCTGCACGCGCGCCTGCCAGTAGCGAGGGCTGAGCATCACCGAGGTGCTTTGACGAACGCGCTCATCGATCGATTGCGCCAGATTGCGCACTGCTTCGGCGACGGCGCGGGTGATCATCTGCCCAACCACGGGGTAGAGCGCATCGACAATATCTTCACGCGCCTGATAGACCTGGTGGCGAATGGCTTCACCGATAGCAGGCGCTATGGCGTGTGCAATTTCATCACGCGACTGATTGATCTGTTCCGCCAGAATATCGGCAATAACCGGGCTGATGCGATCAACCAGCGCTTCCGGCTTGAGCAACACCCGGCGCAACTCTTCGAGTTGTCGTTGCGTTTCAGGCGCCCTGACCATGCCCGACTAGTCCTTCGAGGTGTTCAACCCTTCGAGCAGGTCGGTGACCGTCCCTCCAGTTTCGAGACGCGCGGCAAGCTCGATGAGCATGCTGGCAAGCGCCTTGCGGTCGGTCTTCTGGTACTCAAGGCGGTCAGCAATGCGGCGCAGTTCGGCGCGCACTTCGTCTTCGGTGTGGCGAATTTCGCGGCGCAGCGCCTGTGCGCGCTGCTCGATCTGATCGCGCACATCGATGATACCAGCCCGGACGGAGCGCAGATCTGAGTCGTGCGCTGCTTGAGCCTTCCGAAGTTCGAGAATGGTCTCGCCGAAGGATTTGATCTGGTCTTCGTGCTGCCGCACCTGCGTGGCAATCTGCTGCATGAGCGCTTCGCGACTGCGCTGACGGTCGCTTTCGCGGCGAACGTCGTCGGTTAATTTGCGCACGTCCAGTTCCAGCATTTCGATACGCCGTGCCATCGTCTTTTCGAGATCGGCGAGGCGTTCGCGCGTCTCGTCTAGATCGATGCCGATGCGTTGAACTTCACGGCGCAGATCGGCAAAGCGCCGTTCATACTC
This region includes:
- a CDS encoding SH3 domain-containing protein; translated protein: MVRAPETQRQLEELRRVLLKPEALVDRISPVIADILAEQINQSRDEIAHAIAPAIGEAIRHQVYQAREDIVDALYPVVGQMITRAVAEAVRNLAQSIDERVRQSTSVMLSPRYWQARVQGVSHGEYALREVLPFTIHELFLIQRESGVLICHYSAGPERPDRDVVSGMLTAIRDFAQEAFGREESGELGAITYESRQIILETGSAAYLAVVISGVEPPDFRERLRETLFAIHEHRYERLRAFDGTDARLIQEARQTLRQHLVPQQEDHPPRRLSMLQRVIVVVIGLFVLSPLLLCGAWIWHVETRMAMLMTPPIAAPTATATPTATATPTPTSTPTATATPTPTSTPTATATPTATATPTATPSPFNGVMIGNVYLYSTPDEASTRTGIVAPLGAPVEVLAQRGDWYRVRVALPQNPQVELIGWIPARWVSLLKPVPPEVITPTATQ
- a CDS encoding coiled-coil domain-containing protein, whose protein sequence is MTPHNDTLHHRLDNTSESNQEGQEELERVRQIILGPDPLRQRLHAAEVDRLREILFGAQIEEYERRFADLRREVQRIGIDLDETRERLADLEKTMARRIEMLELDVRKLTDDVRRESDRQRSREALMQQIATQVRQHEDQIKSFGETILELRKAQAAHDSDLRSVRAGIIDVRDQIEQRAQALRREIRHTEDEVRAELRRIADRLEYQKTDRKALASMLIELAARLETGGTVTDLLEGLNTSKD